Proteins encoded by one window of Chondromyces crocatus:
- a CDS encoding penicillin-insensitive murein endopeptidase, which produces MVMVVSKRGFSWLAPLVCAVSLGAAGLGCASPTPLAPALRGSVGLPHRGVLTDGVELPRKGDGYVLLRSKGARWGHPRLVAAIQRAAAEVERLRPGAPPLTVGDLSAERGGQIRGHRSHRTGRDVDLLFHALTPEGKPIRSPGFVRYGRDGLAEVEEGGKTVFYRLDVERTWLLVRALVESPEAAVQWLFVARWLEALITEYARARGEDPEIVWHAESVLLQPGDSAAHDDHLHLRIACTPEDAVAGCEGGGPQWSWLSPFPVLAPPPDEELGLAMLEDLFPFPNLGSEETALPSASPMTPAPPASPGAGGSAASTRSGAAP; this is translated from the coding sequence ATGGTGATGGTCGTCTCGAAGCGCGGGTTTTCGTGGCTCGCTCCTCTGGTGTGCGCCGTGTCGCTCGGGGCGGCGGGGCTGGGTTGTGCGAGTCCGACCCCTCTCGCGCCAGCACTGCGTGGCTCGGTGGGCCTGCCGCACCGTGGCGTGCTCACCGACGGCGTGGAGCTCCCGCGCAAGGGGGACGGGTATGTCCTGCTGCGCAGCAAGGGGGCGCGCTGGGGACATCCGCGGCTCGTGGCCGCGATCCAGCGTGCAGCCGCCGAGGTGGAGCGGCTCCGCCCTGGGGCTCCTCCCCTCACCGTGGGCGATCTGTCGGCGGAGCGAGGCGGGCAGATCCGAGGTCACCGCTCCCACCGCACGGGCCGTGACGTGGATCTCCTGTTCCATGCGCTGACGCCCGAAGGAAAGCCGATCCGATCTCCCGGCTTCGTCCGATATGGCCGCGATGGCCTGGCCGAGGTCGAGGAAGGCGGTAAGACCGTGTTCTATCGGCTCGACGTGGAGCGGACCTGGTTGCTCGTGCGGGCCCTCGTCGAGTCACCGGAAGCGGCTGTGCAGTGGCTCTTCGTGGCGCGCTGGCTCGAGGCCTTGATCACCGAGTATGCGCGCGCCCGCGGCGAGGACCCGGAGATCGTGTGGCACGCCGAGTCGGTGTTGCTGCAACCCGGGGACAGCGCTGCCCACGATGATCATCTGCACCTGCGCATCGCGTGTACGCCCGAGGACGCGGTTGCCGGCTGTGAAGGCGGCGGCCCGCAGTGGTCCTGGCTCTCGCCATTCCCGGTCCTGGCGCCGCCACCCGACGAGGAGCTGGGCCTGGCGATGCTGGAGGACCTCTTCCCGTTCCCGAACCTTGGCTCGGAGGAGACCGCTCTGCCTTCAGCATCGCCCATGACCCCCGCTCCGCCGGCTTCACCCGGTGCAGGGGGCAGTGCTGCATCGACTCGTTCCGGCGCTGCC